Proteins encoded together in one Apus apus isolate bApuApu2 chromosome Z, bApuApu2.pri.cur, whole genome shotgun sequence window:
- the GRAMD2B gene encoding GRAM domain-containing protein 2B isoform X4 has translation MDIKSDSKIERKKRASNQLKANAHFHKLFLDVPIDEPLKQSFTCALQKEILYQGKLFLSENWICFHSKVFGKDTKISIPVLSVTLLKKTKTALLVPNALIIATVTDRYMFVSLLSRDTTYKLLKSICRHLEDTGMGNSPNPSSAENSFRADRPTSLPLDFNEDYSDLDGIVQQRRQEMEESSSTGSQTPELECFQDYHVVETETHLKVSKAESKSVRSDTHSQRGPDGKAQNSPRNGYSEAFRFLHKVKSQKLLSLNHVLIFYAILVCVLIFSTFYMRYKISVLEERLISITSFDSHIKEHPVHQGLGSHLQINADALCDELAANLIKLEKIQSNLQKLLEDIE, from the exons ctGAAGGCAAATGCACACTTTCATAAGCTGTTTCTAGATGTTCCCATTGATGAGCCACTGAAACAAA GTTTTAcctgtgctctgcagaaagaGATTCTGTATCAAGGAAAGTTattcctttctgaaaattgGATTTGCTTTCATTCCAAGGTTTTTGGTAAAGACACTAAG ATAAGTATACCTGTGCTCTCAGTGACACttctgaagaaaaccaaaactgccCTTCTTGTGCCAAATGCTCTGATCATAGCAACAGTCACAGACAGG TACATGTTTGTCTCCTTACTCTCCAGAGATACCACCTACAAGCTATTAAAATCTATCTGTAGACATCTTGAG gataCAGGCATGGGCAACAGTCCAAATCcctcttctgcagaaaacagtttCAGGGCTGATCGTCCTACAAGTCTGCCCTTG GATTTCAATGAAGACTATTCTGATCTGGATGGAATAGTGCAGCAGCGGAGACAAGAGATGGAAGAGTCCAGCAGCACAGGTTCACAGACCCCAGAGCTAGAATGCTTCCAAG ATTACCATGTCGTTGAGACAGAGACTCACTTGAAAGTTTCCAAGGCTGAGTCAAAGTCTGTCCGTTCAGATACACACAGTCAGCGCGGACCTGACGGAAAAGCCCAAAATAGTCCTCGAAATG GCTATTCTGAAGCCTTCAGGTTCCTACACAAAGTGAAGTCACAGAAGCTCTTATCTCTGAACCATGTACTTATATTTTATGCAATTCT tgTTTgtgtattaatattttctacCTTCTACATGAGATATAAAATCAGTGTCCTGGAGGAACGTCTTATTTCCATCACGTCCTTTGATTCACATATCAAGGA ACATCCAGTGCACCAAGGTTTGGGATCTCATCTGCAAATTAATGCTGATGCCCTTTGTGATGAGTTAGCTGCTAATCTTATAAAATTGGAAAAG ATACAGAGCAACTTACAAAAACTACTTGAAGATATTGAATGA